In one Saccharibacillus brassicae genomic region, the following are encoded:
- a CDS encoding phytoene desaturase family protein, translating to MGRNENSKTAVIVGAGPGGLAAAMLLGAKGYEVDVYEKQPVPGGRSGRLKLGDYTFDRGATFLMMPQLLEELFEQAGRSVHNYVELHKLDPLYGLYFDQGRTVLMPSSDNEETARRIQALFPGEEAGFYRFMTDESVKYAHVEPLLRRPFGGFGDYMKADAIKALPHLKITDTVYGQLSRYFKDERLKYAFTFQSKYLGMSAWECPGTFTILSFMEHRYGLLHPKGGISALWDAMVRVAEEHGVRFHLGTPVERILTEKGRAVGVSVQGGERRTADHVVIGADFATAMNGLFEPGVLKKYTPEKLEAKKYSCSTAMLYLGIDGEIDLPHHSVHFANDYPKNVEEITGSQKLSEDPSIYVHNPSKLDPTLAPAGKSAIYVLMPVPNLKGDADWSGRREELKEWMLDRVEAIDQLKGLRGRIEQEAFFTPLDWQDSLDVYRGATFNLSHNLGQMMAFRPHNKFEEVDRVWLVGGGTHPGSGLPTIFESARISVDLIEKTDRAKQARPAPQPLGAAGGSE from the coding sequence ATGGGGCGAAATGAAAACAGCAAGACCGCAGTGATCGTAGGCGCGGGACCCGGAGGATTGGCCGCGGCGATGCTGCTTGGCGCGAAGGGGTACGAAGTCGACGTGTACGAAAAACAGCCCGTCCCCGGCGGACGTTCCGGCAGGCTGAAGCTCGGCGACTACACGTTTGATCGGGGCGCGACTTTCCTGATGATGCCGCAGCTGCTGGAGGAATTGTTCGAGCAGGCGGGACGTTCCGTGCATAATTACGTGGAACTTCACAAGCTTGACCCGCTGTACGGACTGTACTTCGACCAAGGACGCACCGTGCTGATGCCTTCGAGCGACAACGAAGAGACGGCCAGACGCATCCAGGCGCTGTTCCCGGGAGAAGAAGCCGGATTTTACCGATTTATGACCGATGAGTCAGTCAAGTACGCGCATGTGGAACCGCTGCTGCGCCGGCCTTTCGGCGGCTTCGGCGATTACATGAAAGCGGACGCGATCAAAGCGCTGCCTCACCTGAAAATAACCGATACCGTCTACGGCCAATTGTCCCGTTACTTCAAGGACGAGCGGCTTAAATATGCTTTTACGTTCCAGTCGAAATATTTGGGCATGTCGGCCTGGGAATGTCCGGGTACGTTTACCATTCTCTCGTTCATGGAGCACCGTTACGGCCTGCTGCATCCGAAGGGTGGCATCTCCGCGCTGTGGGACGCGATGGTCCGGGTCGCGGAAGAACACGGCGTGCGCTTCCATCTCGGCACTCCGGTAGAACGCATCCTGACGGAAAAAGGGCGCGCCGTCGGCGTGAGCGTCCAGGGCGGCGAGCGGCGGACGGCCGACCATGTCGTGATCGGGGCGGACTTCGCTACGGCGATGAACGGGCTGTTCGAACCGGGCGTGCTCAAAAAGTATACGCCGGAAAAGCTTGAAGCGAAAAAATATTCGTGCTCGACGGCCATGCTGTATCTGGGCATCGACGGCGAGATCGATCTTCCGCACCACTCGGTCCATTTCGCGAACGACTATCCCAAAAACGTCGAAGAGATCACCGGCAGCCAGAAGCTGTCGGAAGACCCTTCCATCTATGTGCATAACCCGTCCAAGCTCGATCCGACGCTCGCGCCGGCCGGGAAATCGGCGATTTACGTGCTGATGCCGGTGCCGAATCTCAAAGGCGACGCCGATTGGAGCGGCCGCCGCGAGGAACTCAAAGAGTGGATGCTCGACCGGGTAGAGGCGATCGACCAGCTCAAAGGGCTGCGCGGACGCATCGAACAGGAAGCGTTCTTCACGCCGCTGGATTGGCAGGATTCGCTCGACGTCTACCGCGGAGCGACATTCAACCTGTCGCATAACCTCGGGCAGATGATGGCGTTCCGTCCGCACAACAAGTTCGAGGAAGTCGATCGCGTCTGGCTGGTGGGCGGCGGCACGCATCCGGGCAGCGGCCTGCCGACCATTTTCGAATCGGCGCGCATCAGCGTGGACCTGATCGAAAAAACCGATCGCGCCAAGCAGGCCCGACCTGCACCGCAGCCGCTGGGCGCCGCGGGAGGAAGCGAATGA
- the cls gene encoding cardiolipin synthase, with product MRRGLIVFLLAALLFVFYYFGVDLFGTTAAAVMSIFSTLTVVSIAFVIFMDNRNPSSTLSWILVLGLLPVVGLIFYFLFGQNYFRRRKYDKKAQWDRRIYEWSEKDTLAGIENTAHFSDEQQRILRLSRRLSLTPVSYSSPTAVLTNGGSTFSALLDAMRAARHHIHMEYYIYRADEIGTQIQKLLIQKAREGVEVRFMVDAVGSIQLPRKFLDEMRAAGVKVALFGATKFLLATSRVNYRNHRKIVVIDKSIGFIGGLNVGDEYLSRSKTYGFWRDTHMRIEGDAVSTLQRIFLRDWRHMTNEQPTGPGYFQSKSKPDPELGAVQIIASGPDNDRRTLKHIFFTMITTAKRSVWIATPYFIPDEDILTALRTAALSGLDVRLLFPAKPDKKLPFWASHSYFPILLDAGVKIYEYEKGFLHSKLLIVDGETASIGTANMDMRSFHLNFEVNALLMNNASVARITADFERDLLNTTMIDPAAFGSKRIALRFMESAARLLSPLL from the coding sequence ATGAGACGCGGGTTGATCGTATTTTTGCTCGCCGCACTGCTGTTCGTCTTCTATTATTTCGGCGTCGATTTGTTTGGCACGACCGCCGCCGCTGTCATGAGCATTTTTTCCACCCTGACCGTCGTCTCGATCGCGTTCGTCATCTTTATGGACAACCGCAATCCGTCGAGCACGCTGTCATGGATTCTGGTGCTCGGCCTGCTGCCGGTCGTCGGGCTGATCTTCTATTTCCTGTTCGGGCAAAATTATTTCCGCCGCCGCAAGTACGACAAAAAAGCCCAGTGGGACCGCCGCATCTACGAATGGAGCGAAAAAGACACGCTGGCCGGCATCGAGAACACGGCGCATTTCAGCGACGAACAGCAGCGTATCCTGCGCTTGTCGCGCCGTTTGTCGCTGACGCCGGTCTCGTATTCGAGCCCGACCGCGGTCCTGACGAACGGAGGCAGCACGTTCTCGGCGCTGCTCGACGCGATGCGCGCAGCGCGCCACCATATCCATATGGAATACTACATTTACCGCGCGGACGAGATCGGCACGCAGATCCAGAAGCTGCTGATCCAAAAAGCGCGCGAAGGCGTGGAAGTCCGCTTCATGGTCGACGCCGTCGGCAGCATCCAGCTCCCGCGCAAATTTCTGGACGAGATGCGGGCGGCGGGCGTGAAGGTGGCGCTGTTCGGCGCGACGAAGTTCCTGCTCGCGACGAGCCGGGTCAATTACCGCAACCACCGCAAGATCGTCGTCATCGACAAAAGTATCGGGTTCATCGGCGGGCTGAACGTAGGCGACGAATACCTCAGCCGCAGCAAGACGTACGGGTTCTGGCGCGATACGCATATGCGGATCGAAGGCGACGCGGTCAGCACGCTGCAGCGTATTTTCCTGCGGGACTGGCGGCATATGACGAACGAGCAGCCGACGGGACCGGGTTATTTTCAATCCAAAAGCAAACCCGACCCCGAACTCGGCGCCGTGCAGATCATCGCAAGCGGCCCCGACAACGATCGCCGGACGCTCAAGCATATCTTTTTCACGATGATCACGACGGCCAAACGTTCGGTCTGGATCGCGACGCCGTATTTTATCCCGGACGAAGACATTTTGACCGCGCTGCGCACCGCCGCCTTGTCGGGGCTGGACGTGCGGCTGCTGTTCCCGGCGAAGCCCGACAAAAAGCTGCCGTTTTGGGCGTCGCATTCGTATTTTCCGATCCTGCTCGATGCCGGGGTGAAGATTTACGAATACGAAAAAGGATTCCTGCACTCCAAGCTGCTGATCGTGGACGGGGAGACGGCGAGCATCGGAACGGCGAACATGGACATGCGCAGCTTCCACCTCAACTTCGAAGTCAACGCGCTGCTGATGAACAATGCCAGCGTGGCGCGGATTACGGCCGATTTCGAGCGCGATCTGCTGAACACGACGATGATCGATCCGGCCGCGTTCGGCAGCAAACGAATCGCTTTGCGTTTTATGGAATCGGCCGCGCGTTTGCTGTCTCCCCTGCTGTAA
- a CDS encoding TetR/AcrR family transcriptional regulator: MTRKPAIEDIALDLFASEGFEGASLGRIADEVGIRKPSIYAHFRSKEELFLSVFEQALRRKKRALFRFVGERRSDPFDDVLRGLAERLMDDYEQDAETRFLLRMSYFPPSSLHDRVMDLVNPFFEQGERGLTRLLRRPGSAERLYPDGAREAALAYLTILDGVLAEAIYSSRANAARRFEAVWPVYCRGVLRPVRPDKPIHTQGE, encoded by the coding sequence ATGACACGCAAACCGGCTATTGAAGATATCGCGCTGGACCTGTTCGCAAGCGAAGGCTTCGAAGGCGCTTCGCTCGGCCGGATCGCGGACGAAGTCGGTATTCGCAAGCCTTCGATCTATGCCCATTTCCGCAGCAAAGAAGAACTGTTCCTGTCCGTATTCGAACAGGCGCTGCGCCGCAAGAAGCGGGCGCTGTTTCGCTTCGTGGGCGAACGGCGGTCCGATCCGTTCGACGACGTGCTGCGCGGGCTGGCCGAACGATTGATGGACGATTACGAACAGGACGCGGAGACGCGTTTCCTGCTGCGCATGTCGTATTTCCCGCCGAGTTCGCTGCACGACCGGGTGATGGACCTCGTCAATCCGTTTTTCGAACAGGGCGAACGCGGGCTGACCCGGCTGCTGCGGCGGCCGGGCAGCGCCGAGCGCCTGTATCCGGACGGCGCACGCGAAGCGGCACTTGCCTATCTGACGATCCTCGACGGCGTGCTCGCCGAAGCGATCTACAGCAGCCGCGCCAACGCGGCGCGGCGCTTCGAAGCCGTCTGGCCGGTCTACTGCCGCGGCGTACTTCGTCCGGTGAGGCCGGACAAACCGATTCACACACAAGGAGAGTGA
- a CDS encoding DMT family transporter: MSRTNRGWLYVLIGGVFEVAWVSGLKHSSNIWEWLLTVMGIAISFRLMIGASKVLPIGSVYAVFTGLGTAGTVVAETLLFGEPFSLAKTLLILLLLSGVVGLKLVTDASPAETPPAIDGKGAV; this comes from the coding sequence ATGAGCCGCACGAATCGCGGATGGCTGTACGTATTGATCGGAGGAGTGTTCGAAGTGGCCTGGGTATCCGGGCTCAAGCACTCCTCGAATATTTGGGAATGGCTGCTGACGGTAATGGGCATCGCCATCAGCTTCCGGCTGATGATCGGCGCTTCGAAAGTGCTGCCGATCGGCAGCGTCTACGCCGTCTTCACCGGCCTCGGCACGGCGGGCACTGTCGTGGCCGAGACGCTGCTGTTCGGCGAGCCGTTCAGCCTGGCCAAGACGCTGCTCATTCTGCTGCTGCTGTCGGGCGTTGTCGGCCTGAAGCTCGTGACCGACGCTTCGCCGGCGGAAACGCCGCCGGCTATCGATGGAAAGGGGGCGGTGTAA
- a CDS encoding DMT family transporter: MPWIALVLAGCCEVFGVIGLKQVSLRKGLPAYALLIAAFAGSFSLLTYAMQHIPMGTAYAIWTGIGTVGGALVGMFLYGEPKETRRILFISMILAAAVGLKLIS, from the coding sequence ATGCCGTGGATCGCTCTCGTTCTGGCCGGATGCTGCGAAGTGTTCGGCGTCATCGGCTTGAAGCAGGTCTCGCTGCGCAAAGGACTGCCGGCCTACGCTCTGCTGATCGCCGCTTTCGCGGGCAGCTTCTCGCTGCTTACCTACGCGATGCAGCATATCCCGATGGGCACAGCTTACGCGATCTGGACCGGCATCGGCACGGTCGGCGGCGCGCTCGTCGGCATGTTCCTGTACGGCGAGCCGAAAGAGACCCGGCGCATTCTCTTCATCTCGATGATTTTGGCCGCTGCGGTCGGACTCAAGCTGATTTCCTAA
- a CDS encoding TetR/AcrR family transcriptional regulator, protein MLIDKSAERRQTIFTVALGLFSERGIQETSMQDIAERCGFSKGTLYQHFRSKEELIGAIHQYALGTLHEKLELAASANLPAREAFYAQIEVLLHSLIEFKAFMMMQIREREFSGIGEERTDGRGDPACGPAGHHPILSSAFVQIRRSLIGIYGPEIDPYSGDFAIVVGGLVFSYLQLTDWGMPEIPIPQALRHLELMLDATAERVLDRKPEPLIAPALWTTWVEDAPEDPSASKRPFILMRQMRDTLAWSPIGRSEREDALETLDVLEEELSAEAPRRSVVRGMLGNLKDVHVLHGALEQLSPLVLYRLDELHSRR, encoded by the coding sequence TTGCTGATCGATAAATCCGCGGAACGCAGACAAACCATTTTCACGGTCGCTCTCGGTTTGTTTTCGGAACGGGGCATTCAAGAAACGTCCATGCAGGACATCGCGGAACGCTGCGGCTTTTCCAAAGGGACGCTGTACCAGCATTTTCGTTCCAAAGAAGAACTGATCGGCGCGATTCACCAGTATGCGCTCGGTACGCTGCACGAGAAGCTGGAGCTTGCCGCTTCGGCCAATCTTCCGGCGCGCGAAGCGTTCTATGCCCAGATCGAAGTGCTGCTGCACTCGCTGATCGAATTCAAGGCGTTCATGATGATGCAGATCCGCGAACGCGAATTCAGCGGCATCGGCGAAGAACGCACCGACGGCCGCGGAGACCCGGCCTGCGGGCCCGCGGGACACCATCCGATCCTGTCTTCGGCGTTCGTCCAGATCCGCCGCAGCCTGATCGGGATCTACGGACCAGAGATCGATCCGTATTCCGGCGATTTCGCGATCGTCGTCGGCGGCCTCGTCTTCTCGTATTTGCAGCTGACCGATTGGGGCATGCCGGAGATTCCGATTCCGCAAGCGCTGCGCCATCTCGAACTGATGCTCGACGCGACCGCCGAACGGGTGCTGGATCGCAAGCCCGAACCGCTGATCGCGCCGGCGCTGTGGACGACCTGGGTCGAAGACGCTCCGGAAGATCCGTCCGCGTCCAAGCGCCCGTTCATCCTGATGCGCCAAATGCGCGACACGCTCGCCTGGAGCCCGATCGGGCGCAGCGAACGCGAAGACGCCCTGGAGACGCTCGACGTGCTGGAAGAAGAACTGTCCGCCGAAGCGCCGCGCCGCTCCGTCGTCCGGGGCATGCTGGGCAATCTCAAAGACGTGCATGTGCTGCACGGGGCGCTGGAACAGCTGTCCCCGCTCGTGCTGTACCGGCTGGACGAACTTCATTCCCGCCGATAA
- a CDS encoding efflux RND transporter permease subunit yields the protein MKSIIGFSLRNKLAIWFLTIVITAAGIYAGLTMKQETIPDINVPFLSITAVDPGAAPETVMNEVAIPLEQMLRNVAGVQNVTSTSMENVASIAVELDFGANLDEATAQIREGLNQVTLPEGVERPQITRFSLNSFPVISLSASAKEGTDDLEELSRIAQEQVLPELEKIEGIASVQLSGQYVREVQLTFDAEKMAQSGLTQETVQNIVNASAVRAPLGLFTLDDSQSAVVVDGNVTTLEDLEALEIPVVPAQSGTAAGAGAAGAGMEGGGAADAPGGAPGAAAEAPAAGGTAAGQDAAAAGSADAEGAQGSAESAAEAQGAAAAGAQGTEGAAAAAAAAGLPTVKLSDIAKIEVVGSSESVSRTNGLESIGIQIVKTNDANTVDVVNAVKDRIAELEDQYSGLNLTVMLDQGKPIEDSVRTMLEKAIFGALFAVLIILLFLRDFRSTIISIISIPLSLLIAVLLLKQMNVTLNMMTLGAMTVAIGRVVDDSIVVIENIYRRMSLDTEKLRGRQLISAATREMFLPIMSSTIVTLAVFVPLAFVSGMVGELFMPFALTMVFALLASLLIAITIVPMLAHTLFRGGLKKKTSHDKPGRMSEGYKRILNWSLSHKLITFLIAVFLLVGSLFTIPYVGTSFLPEQEDKTFTFTYAPEAGATDEQAQDRMLEAEKFVREQPNLTNMQYSIGGSNPLGFGSANSALFYTEFNSDTENFDTVKEDLLAGLQERVPEGEWSQMDIGGGLGGSQLSVSVYGDSTEDLKPVADQILKLIQADPNFEEAESGLEEGYSQYTLVADQQKLSSYGLTAGQIAMALAPVTQRPVLTEVDLDGQSHKVYIETESKTFTALSEIEDTELTSPLGIQVPISDVVEVQEGIAPDTISRSDGKTVAQLSANIVSSDVGGASTTLEDKINALDLPDGITVEFGGVTEQINDTFSQLGLAMLAAIAIVYFVLVVTFGGGLAPFAILFSLPFIAIGALIGLLIGGESLSVSALMGVLMLIGIVVTNAIVLIDRVIHKEREGLSTREALLEAGSTRLRPILMTALATIGALIPLVAGWEGGAGIISKGLGITVIGGLISSTLLTLVIVPVVYEFLMKISSKSRARRAEMEKLETPLD from the coding sequence ATGAAAAGTATCATCGGCTTTTCCCTGCGGAACAAGCTCGCCATCTGGTTCCTGACGATCGTCATTACCGCGGCCGGCATCTACGCCGGCCTTACCATGAAGCAGGAAACGATTCCCGATATCAACGTCCCGTTTCTGAGCATCACCGCCGTCGATCCGGGCGCCGCTCCCGAGACGGTCATGAACGAAGTCGCCATTCCGCTGGAGCAGATGCTCCGCAACGTGGCCGGCGTGCAGAACGTCACGTCCACGTCGATGGAGAACGTCGCCTCGATCGCCGTCGAACTCGACTTCGGCGCCAATCTGGACGAAGCGACCGCGCAGATTCGCGAAGGCCTGAACCAGGTCACGCTGCCGGAAGGCGTCGAGCGGCCGCAGATTACCCGCTTCAGCCTGAACTCGTTCCCGGTCATCTCGCTGAGCGCGTCCGCCAAAGAAGGCACGGACGATCTCGAAGAGCTGTCCCGGATCGCCCAGGAACAGGTGCTGCCGGAGCTTGAGAAGATCGAAGGCATCGCCTCCGTCCAGCTGTCCGGCCAATACGTCCGCGAAGTACAGCTGACCTTCGACGCGGAGAAGATGGCACAGTCCGGCCTGACGCAGGAGACGGTGCAGAACATCGTGAACGCTTCGGCCGTTCGCGCGCCGCTCGGCTTGTTCACGCTGGACGATTCGCAGTCCGCGGTCGTCGTGGACGGCAACGTCACGACGCTCGAAGATCTCGAAGCGCTTGAGATCCCGGTCGTGCCCGCGCAGAGCGGCACGGCCGCAGGCGCCGGCGCGGCGGGTGCCGGCATGGAAGGCGGTGGCGCGGCAGATGCGCCGGGCGGAGCGCCGGGCGCAGCCGCGGAAGCGCCGGCGGCCGGCGGTACGGCCGCCGGCCAGGACGCGGCAGCGGCGGGTTCCGCCGATGCCGAAGGCGCGCAAGGCAGCGCCGAGTCCGCCGCCGAAGCGCAGGGCGCGGCAGCGGCCGGCGCGCAGGGCACGGAGGGCGCCGCGGCTGCGGCTGCCGCAGCCGGCCTGCCGACGGTGAAGCTGAGCGACATCGCCAAGATCGAAGTCGTCGGCAGCTCCGAGTCCGTCTCGCGCACGAACGGCCTGGAGTCGATCGGTATCCAGATCGTCAAGACGAACGACGCCAACACGGTCGACGTCGTCAACGCGGTCAAAGACCGCATCGCCGAACTGGAAGACCAATATTCCGGTCTTAACCTGACCGTCATGCTCGACCAGGGCAAGCCGATCGAAGATTCGGTCCGGACCATGCTGGAAAAAGCGATCTTCGGCGCGCTGTTCGCCGTCCTGATCATCCTGCTGTTCCTGCGCGATTTCCGCTCGACGATCATCTCGATCATCTCGATTCCGCTGTCGCTGCTGATCGCGGTGCTGCTGCTCAAGCAGATGAACGTCACCTTGAACATGATGACGCTCGGCGCGATGACCGTCGCGATCGGCCGGGTCGTCGACGACTCGATCGTCGTCATCGAGAACATCTACCGGCGCATGTCGCTCGATACCGAGAAGCTGCGCGGCCGCCAGCTGATCAGCGCGGCCACGCGCGAGATGTTCCTGCCGATCATGTCTTCGACGATCGTCACGCTCGCCGTATTCGTCCCGCTCGCTTTCGTCAGCGGCATGGTCGGCGAACTGTTCATGCCGTTCGCGCTGACGATGGTGTTCGCGCTGCTGGCCTCGCTGCTGATCGCGATTACGATCGTGCCGATGCTGGCGCATACGCTGTTCCGCGGCGGCCTCAAGAAGAAAACGTCGCACGACAAGCCGGGCCGCATGTCCGAAGGGTACAAGCGCATCCTGAACTGGTCGCTGTCGCATAAGCTGATCACGTTCCTGATCGCCGTCTTCCTGCTTGTCGGAAGTCTGTTCACGATTCCTTATGTGGGAACGAGCTTCCTGCCGGAGCAGGAAGACAAAACGTTTACGTTCACGTACGCGCCGGAAGCCGGCGCCACCGACGAGCAGGCGCAGGATCGCATGCTCGAAGCGGAGAAATTCGTCCGCGAACAGCCGAACCTGACGAATATGCAGTATTCGATCGGCGGATCGAATCCGCTCGGGTTCGGTTCGGCGAACTCCGCCCTGTTCTACACGGAGTTCAACAGTGACACGGAAAACTTCGACACGGTCAAGGAAGACCTGCTCGCCGGTCTCCAGGAACGCGTGCCGGAAGGCGAATGGAGCCAGATGGACATCGGCGGCGGCCTGGGCGGAAGCCAGCTGAGCGTCAGCGTCTACGGCGACAGCACCGAAGACCTGAAGCCGGTCGCCGACCAGATCCTCAAGCTGATCCAGGCCGACCCGAACTTCGAGGAAGCCGAGAGCGGCCTCGAAGAAGGCTACAGCCAGTACACGCTGGTCGCCGACCAGCAGAAACTCAGCTCCTACGGCCTGACCGCCGGACAGATCGCGATGGCGCTTGCGCCGGTCACGCAGCGTCCGGTATTGACCGAAGTCGATCTTGACGGCCAAAGCCATAAGGTCTATATCGAAACGGAAAGCAAGACGTTCACCGCTTTGTCGGAGATCGAAGACACCGAGCTGACGTCGCCGCTCGGCATCCAGGTTCCGATCTCGGACGTGGTCGAAGTGCAGGAAGGCATCGCGCCGGACACGATCTCCCGTTCGGACGGCAAGACCGTCGCCCAGCTGTCGGCCAATATCGTCTCGTCCGACGTGGGCGGCGCTTCGACGACGCTTGAAGACAAGATCAACGCGCTGGACCTGCCGGACGGCATCACCGTCGAATTCGGCGGCGTGACCGAGCAGATCAACGATACGTTCTCGCAGCTCGGCCTTGCGATGCTCGCTGCGATCGCCATCGTCTACTTCGTGCTCGTCGTGACGTTCGGCGGCGGCCTCGCGCCGTTCGCCATCCTGTTCTCGCTGCCGTTTATCGCGATCGGCGCCTTGATCGGCCTGCTGATCGGCGGCGAATCGCTCAGCGTCTCGGCGCTCATGGGCGTGCTGATGCTGATCGGCATCGTCGTCACCAACGCGATCGTCCTCATCGACCGCGTTATTCACAAAGAGCGCGAAGGACTGTCGACCCGCGAAGCGCTGCTGGAAGCCGGTTCGACCCGTCTGCGTCCGATCCTGATGACGGCGCTTGCGACAATCGGCGCCCTGATCCCGCTCGTCGCGGGCTGGGAAGGCGGCGCCGGCATCATCTCCAAAGGTCTCGGCATCACCGTTATCGGCGGCCTGATCAGCTCCACGCTGCTCACGCTCGTCATCGTGCCGGTCGTGTACGAGTTCCTGATGAAGATCAGTTCCAAATCGCGCGCCCGCCGCGCCGAAATGGAAAAGCTGGAAACCCCGCTGGATTAA
- a CDS encoding gluconokinase has protein sequence MGLYIGLDIGTTSTKAFLYDEKGQIRGGSQAAYALLVPEAGRAEQRPEELMDAVADAIRGAMKEANAQAGDISAVGISAAMHSLMAVDGEGKPLTAVMTWADNRSIGQSNELHRTGEARRLYAATGTPVHPMSPLTKLLWLAERQPELFKRAAKFVSFKEYLLHRLFGRYAIDVSLASATGMLDLHTLDWNESALRLIGLSPDRLGEIVPITERFSGMDRTLAERMGLHPDTPWIAGASDGALANVGVGALERGETAVTIGTSGAVRSFAEEPSTDKAGRTFCYAFEPKRWLIGGPTNNGGIALRWYLEKFVIGEGESADLKEKEALDRIMQLADSVPPGSEGLLFLPYLSGERAPYWNADARGTYFGATLHHGREHFGRATMEGVLFAIRTVSDALTQIGGPSRSLLASGGFAKSEIWTQMLADLSGTQVVVPDTYEASAFGAASVAMLATGAIGDLGEVKDAIGILRTHEPDAGRFHTYERYYSLFKRVYDQLEPVFPEIAQLQRGTGINHEDESKEGEAKPESQGSSA, from the coding sequence ATGGGACTGTATATCGGACTCGATATCGGCACGACCAGCACCAAAGCCTTTTTATACGATGAAAAAGGACAGATCCGCGGAGGCTCGCAGGCGGCGTACGCGCTGCTGGTGCCGGAAGCGGGCCGGGCCGAACAGCGTCCGGAAGAGCTGATGGACGCGGTGGCGGACGCGATCCGCGGCGCGATGAAGGAAGCGAACGCGCAGGCCGGAGACATCTCGGCCGTCGGGATCAGCGCGGCGATGCACAGCCTGATGGCGGTAGACGGCGAAGGCAAGCCGCTGACGGCCGTCATGACGTGGGCGGACAACCGGAGCATCGGGCAGTCGAACGAACTGCATCGAACCGGCGAAGCGCGGAGGCTGTATGCGGCCACCGGCACGCCCGTGCATCCGATGTCGCCGCTGACGAAGCTGCTCTGGCTCGCCGAGCGCCAGCCGGAGCTGTTCAAGCGGGCGGCCAAGTTCGTCTCGTTCAAGGAATATTTGCTGCACCGGCTGTTCGGCCGCTACGCGATCGACGTCTCGCTCGCTTCGGCGACGGGGATGCTCGATCTGCATACGCTGGACTGGAACGAGTCGGCGCTGCGTTTGATCGGCCTGTCTCCCGATCGGCTCGGCGAGATCGTGCCGATCACCGAGCGCTTCAGCGGCATGGACCGCACGCTTGCGGAGCGGATGGGACTGCATCCCGATACGCCGTGGATCGCGGGCGCAAGCGACGGCGCGCTCGCAAACGTCGGCGTGGGCGCGCTCGAACGCGGCGAGACGGCCGTGACGATCGGCACGAGCGGCGCAGTGCGTTCTTTTGCCGAGGAGCCGAGTACGGACAAAGCGGGCCGGACGTTCTGCTACGCGTTCGAACCGAAGCGCTGGCTGATCGGCGGGCCGACGAATAACGGCGGCATCGCGCTGCGCTGGTATTTGGAGAAGTTCGTGATCGGCGAAGGCGAAAGCGCGGATCTCAAAGAAAAAGAGGCGCTGGACCGCATCATGCAGTTGGCCGATTCGGTGCCGCCGGGTTCGGAAGGCCTGCTGTTCCTGCCGTATCTGAGCGGGGAGCGGGCGCCGTACTGGAACGCGGACGCCCGCGGCACGTACTTCGGGGCGACGCTGCATCACGGGCGGGAGCATTTTGGCCGCGCCACGATGGAAGGCGTGCTGTTCGCCATACGCACGGTGTCGGACGCCTTGACGCAGATCGGCGGCCCGAGCCGTTCGCTGCTGGCGTCGGGTGGATTCGCCAAAAGCGAAATCTGGACGCAGATGCTGGCCGATCTCTCCGGCACGCAGGTCGTCGTGCCCGATACGTACGAAGCGTCCGCTTTCGGCGCGGCCTCTGTCGCCATGCTGGCGACCGGCGCGATCGGCGATCTGGGCGAAGTCAAAGACGCGATCGGTATTCTGCGCACGCACGAACCGGATGCCGGACGCTTCCATACGTACGAACGTTATTATTCGCTGTTCAAGCGGGTGTACGACCAGCTGGAGCCGGTCTTCCCCGAGATCGCGCAGCTTCAGCGCGGAACGGGCATCAACCACGAAGACGAGAGCAAAGAAGGCGAAGCGAAGCCGGAATCGCAAGGGTCTTCGGCTTGA